aaaaaaaaaaatcccgagatctcgaggtaatgcgcgTTCTGGGAAGACGGGGCATTACACCCTCCACCCAGGGCCCAAAACGCTACCGTTTTGGGCAGGCTTGGGGGTTGCCAAAATGACCCTCCTGTCTTGCCAGAAACGCTGTCATTTTGAAGCTTCACTTAAATACAAcatatttgttgttttcaagttatttttaatttttaattttctaaaataataaaaacgtattctttttatggttttttaaaatgtatttttgaaaataaaaaaaattataaagaaaatcaaaacaacaaaaaattattttaagtgttttcatttaaaacaaactttaaattcaaaacacatttatttttatgtaaaaattgaaaaaactaacCATTATtcatatgttattatttgaaattctttcctttatttatttatattttaatattataataaaaaaatattacaaaatttattaactttaaaatgtatatatttttttaataatatattaacattaaatatttttaatttattgaataatcaaatttattgaataaaatattattaaaaaattattttcaaaattttagagaaaacgcattttttaattttttgtttcgaaaaatagttttcaaaatgataaatagaacgcgtttttaattttttaaaaataaattattaaaataaaaaattaaaataaattcaaaactaaaaattaaaaaataaagataacacACCATAGATTTTTAAACTTAGAATTGATTAAAACATTTCttataattagttaaaaaaatctTTCCGAGAAAAGAAGAGTCAAAACCAAGAAAAGTGGGGGCAGAGCCTGTATTTGAGGTTCTAATGCAGTGCTTGCAATGACAGTTATTAATGCAGCAAGTAAGATCATCTTCAATGGCTTCCAAGACTCTTCATATGTcttgtctcttcttcttcttcttcttcttcttcttcttcttcttcaacttcacgTCTCAGCAGGCCAAGATGCAGTTCGATCGGCTTACTGGTTTCCAGGAAGTGGGATCGAAGCCAAAGCCATAGACTCCACTTTGTTCACCCACCTCTTCTGCGCTTTCGCCGATCTTGATGCCAGCACAAACCAAGTCATCGATTCACCGGCAAACTCCGGCCCATTCTCGCAATTCACCCAAACAGTCAAGCTCAAAAACCCTAATGTCAAAACCCTTCTCTCCATTGGCGGTGGAAATGCCAAGAAAGCCGACTATGCTTCCATGGCCAGCCAAGAAAGTTCCAGGAAAAGCTTCATCGATTCTTCAATAACACTAGCCAGAAAATATGGGTTCCAAGGCCTTGACCTCGATTGGGAGTACCCAGAAACCGCCGCCCAAACGGCTAACCTCAAGCTGCTTTTCAACGAGTGGCGTGCTGCCGTGGCTGCCGAAGCCCAGGCCACTGGAAAACCGGCTTTGCTTCTCACAGCAGCTGTTTTCTATAAACCAAAGGTTGATGGAGTGGATTATGATATTGATTCCATAGCAAATGGATTGGATTGGATCAACTTGATGGCTTATGAGTTCTATGATCCTACCAGGCCTTCGGTGACAAAATCTCGCGCTGCATTGTATGATCCAGCAGGAGATGATCATATCAGTTGTGATGACGGGGTTGCAGATTGGATTAAGGCTGGTTTGAGCCCGAAGAAGCTGGTTCTTGGGTTGCCATATTTTGGGTTTGCTTGGAGGCTGCAGGATGCTAATAATCATGGCCTTGAGGCTCCGGCCAGCGGTGCAGTTGGTGCCGATAAAGGGGTCATGAGGTTCGACGAAATCAAGGCCGTTCTGAACAGTGCCACGGATGTTTACGGTGAGACCATTGTCACGAACTATTGCTATTCTGGGACAACTTGGATAGGGTACGATGGTGCCTGGACTATTTCCACCAAGGCTTCTTACGCTAAGCAAAAGGGTTTGCTTGGTTACTTTGCTTGGCATGTTGCACAGGATGATGACGACTGGACACTTTCCAAAGAAGGTTAGTCCTCATCAAAATCCACTTGTTACATATCTAACTCCTCTAATTCTAAATTGGACCGGTTAGGTAGTTTTAGGAAAATTAAATCTATGtgtgcataaaaaaatcaaagcagGTATAATGCCGAGTGACCATAGCTTGGTAGTTAGGAATTTTATAGAGATTACAACTAAATTATTGAAGTTGTATGTCCAACGACTATACCGTGACCTGATAACCAGTGTCATTTAAGGGAGAAGATAGCTAATTATCTGGTGTTTTAAGCATTAGGagagttttcaattttgtgtatatataattaaaatatttttggaggGCTTTTctagttcttttctttcaaaaactgCATGTTGATTGATTGAATacatttatcttattattgTGATATTATGGAGGTGAGTTTATTTAGAAACCAAATCACATTacatttgtgttatttttttcttattttttgtgtgatGTGTGTAATCTATTCTTTACACCTTTTCcataagtataattttaataacGAGGACTGCAGAGTaaacaaaagaattaattaataattactgttgtccatgtgtatatatttttgtatgactttttgttatgattttttgtttaattttgtttagatCAATTTAATCTTGTTACCCTGACAtgggtttttaattttcttgcagCCCAGAAAGCGTGGGGGCATGAAAGCCATAAATGTGATTATATAGAGATTAATCAGAATAAGAAGGCCCTTTAAGccctttaatatatataaaaagccTTAGAGTACTGAAAAAGCtgaataaaataaagttttttGTCCCCATCGTTCTAATGCACAGCAATATGCTATATAATTTCGACAATGAtatgatataatattattaattcaattGACTCGTTCTATGGCCTGTGACGTTTCaggagagaaaaatgaaacgctcatcataaataaatgttttaaaagaGAGGACTTAATTGgtaaccaaaaacaaaaaggtaTTAATTTATGGTTTGTTCAAGTGATtctcatatcttaattaattgtGCAATTATTGGCTCACTTCTTTTTGCATGATAATCGTACTAATCTTCTCATACTTTTTAACATAGTCGGATATTGGAAGGCGATTTTTATTATtgtgagagagaaataaaataaaataaaaaattatagtacattaataatcaattataaAGAGTCATGATAAGGCATAAGAGATTGAGTCATACCCTCTATGGGTAACGTTATGATTGGTGTTCTTCAATGCTTGTTGATATATGATATTTATGGTTAcctaaaaatgagaaaagacaCTCTAAAGTAGTTCTCTCTtgattatttaagattttttcaGAACTTTGGAAGCAATCATAATAGCTAAGCTAGAGAGACACTTTGGAGTTTTGAAGCAATATAATATTCAATATGAAACATTAATACGAAAACCCACAAGCAAATGATGTCTAAAAGCATAGAAGGCTCAAGGAAAACAACAGTTTCATTTTCATCCCAAATTAGTCAACGTCGGATACCATACATGCGATGGAGGGTTGTTTCCTGTGGTCCATTTTGGACAGAGCCCAACTTGTCAGTTGTCAAGcaaacatataaaaagaaacatacaaaaagaaaacactACATTATTTACGCTTGTTGACTcacacaaacatataaaaagaaaaggaagaagaataaacTTTTCTGAATTCATATTATATAGTGTGTGCGAGTTCTCACCGATACTATAAAACAAACAATTTGACCACCAGTATGTGTTATTTATGTGTCTTGCTGTGGCATAATGTATtcatattatatacatatatatataaattaatcagATTAATATATTTTCCTCTTAAGAAATGTAAAtcagaatagagagagagagagaggcacaAATAGAGAAATGAATGTCATTTCCCAtccttcattatttttaaacaattacccacaaataatcaaatttgatttgtgaatatatacacatatatatgtatgtatcggCTAGCAGGATAGAACTCTTCAATGGCATTGACTTCTATTACCCTCTTCCTCATCCTCCTAATTCCCTGCAACTTACCATCTTCAGGTGCACAGACATGGATCAAGGGTGGTTACTGGTTTTACGGCAGCGAATTCCCCGTTTCCGACATAAACTCAGCTCTCTTCACTCACCTCATATGTGCTTTCGCGGACCTCAACTCTTCCACATACCAGCTTTCCATTCCTTCGGAAAACCATAAGCAGTTTTCCAACTTTACCAACACTGTTAAACAAAAGAACCAACAAATCGTGACACTTCTATCCATAGGCGGAGGATCAGCTACTTCTTCAGATTTCACCTCAATGATCAGCCAATCTTCTTATAGGAAACCTTTCATCGACTCCTCAATAAGAACAGCCAGATCCTACGGCTTTTATGGCCTCGACTTTTGTTGGGTTAATGCAAGTTCAGCGTCTGAATTGGCCAACCTGGCCACCCTCTTCCAAGAATGGCGAGCCGCCATTGAAGCCGAGCCAAGAAATTCAAACACCTCAAAGCTTATTCTAACAATGGCAGTTTCGTTCTCTCCATATACCAATACTGCAACCTTTCCCATCGAGTCTATGAGGAACGACTTGGACTGGCTCCATGTCATGGCTTACGACTATCGTTCGCCGACAACATGGAATTTAACGGGGGCGTCTGCAGCTTTATACGATCCGGCGACGCAAATAAGCACAGATTATGGCATTAATGCGTGGATTAATGGCGGATTTCCGAGCACGAAGCTTGTTTTGGGGTTGCCTTTCTATGGCTATGCGTGGACGCTTGTGAACCCTAACAACAATGAAATCGGCTCACCGGCTAAGGGGCCGGCGAAGATTATTGCCGACGATGGATCGATGACCTATAAGACCATCAAGGACTTTATTCAGAGCAATGGAGCCGTTACAAAGTATAATGCAACTTATGTGATGAACTACTGCAGCGTTGGATCATCTTGGATTGGCTTTGATGATGTTGAGGTAGTAAAGATCAAGGTTTCATACGCCAGAGAAAAGAATTTGCTGGGTTATTTTGCCTGGCAAGTCGCCAATGATGATCATAACTGGGTGCTTTCTCAAGCAGCAGGTCAGTATATATACTCTGTGTAatctatctatatctatatctatatctatatatagatatagatacaTTTTTCTGAGTTTAGTCATAGATTGAAGATGAACTTGGCCTAGCTCCCCTGTTATAAGAAAGGCAGGGGAAGCCATTATTAATCCTAATTGCTGTTACTGATAAGAATGATAAGATCCAAATATGAAATGCTTAATGATCTTAACTATGCCTCAAtctcaaacaataaaaatattcacaGCCGAAGAACACGGGGAAGATCATGGAAACACGAGGCGCAGGTTGCTAATAATATTGGTTCCAGTAATAACAATAGCCATTCTTGTATTAGTTCCTGCAACATGGTATCTTCGAAAGAGAGGTAACCATCTTCTTGCAGCCCTGGGGAGCCTAGCTAGCACACTTCCTTCATTTTCTGGCTTTGATTTGGTTATTGTGTCATTCGGTTTCAGCATGCAAACTTGGAACTGGGATGCTATCTGACGGAAATACCAATGATCCCAGCATGCTCGTGTTTCATTACAATGATATTGTGGAGGCCACtgataatttttcatttgaaaataagctGGGAGAGGGTGGATATGGACCTGTTTACAAGGTTAAGATTTGTGTCTTGGATAGTTTTACAGATGCATTTATgccaaaattactaattaaaggtGTCTGTTTTATAGGCAAAGCTAAAGAATGGACAAGAAATTGCAGTAAAAAGACTTTCTAAGACTTCCAAACAAGGATATGAAGAGTTTAAGAATGAGGTTATGCTCACTGTGAGGCTGCAACACGTAAATCTTGTTAGGGTTCTTGGATTTTGTGTTGAAAGAGACGAACAAATGCTAATCTATGAGTACATGACAAACAAAAGCTTGGACTACTACATCTATGgtaagcaatatatatatacgtacacACTTGACTGTTTataactatttttctttcttcattagTATTTGTTGGAGTTATTTAAAATTAGCTAGCAAATTAATTGATCTAATTCATGAAGATCCAATTAGACGATTGGTGTTGAATTGGGAGAAACGAGTTCAAATTATCGAGGGAATTGTTCAAGGGCTTTTATATCTCCAAGAATATTCAAGATTCACCATAATCCATCGAGATTTGAAAGCAAGTAACATCTTGTTGAATAGTGAGATAAAGGCTAAGATTTTAGACTTCGGAATGGCTAGAATATTCCAGAAAGAAGACATTGAAGCAAACACAAGTAGGATTGTTGGAACATAGTAAGTGATCattgataaaaaatttgtataaaCCATTTCAAACACTTTCTTATGTTCATTCAAAAATTgatgtattaattttcttgtGTTTACTCACGAAATACAGTGGATATATCCCTCCTGAATATGTACAACGCGGCATATACTCTACAAAATCTGATGTCTATAGTTTTGGAGTTTTACTTCTCCAAATCATAAGCGGAAGGCCAAATAATTGTTTCCATGGCGTGGAAGAGAACTTGAACCTTCTTGAATATGTAAGTTATGCCGCAATTGATTTTCTTATTCATTATCTGAATTGTGAAGATGAATAGATGATTGTCAACATAATTTTAGGCATATGAGCTGTGGAAGGAAGGCAAATGCATAGAGTTCACTGATCCATCATTGGATGACACAAATTCTTCTTGTAAACTGATGAGATGCATGCAAATAGCTTTGTTATGTGTTCAAGAAAATCCAGCTGACAGGCCTTCCATGCCAGAAGTTTCTTCAATGCTCAGAAATGAAACCATATCCATGAATGCTCCGAAAAGGCCTGCTTTTTCAGTGAGAAGAGATGAAAGTCAAGTGCAACAGTCTCCACTACAACAAGAAACTTGGTCAGTAGATAGGGCAACTATTACTCAAATGGTGGCTCGATAGCGACTTCTTCTCCAATCTTACTAGCTAGGATAtatattaggaaaaaaaaattaaaaaaacttttgatatatatatgctaaattGCTTCTTTTATCGTTGGACTTTATTGTACTTTTTAACTGGGTGTTTCATCTTTTATTGAGAGTTTCATGATCTATAGTTTGTAAAGCTTCTAATTAggttgtatttttttaagattttaacttaacaccaaaaagaagaaaaaaatcttcTCACACCTCTTAGTAACCAAGCATTAGCAAGGccatttttatcattaaatattgcTAATAATCCTATTTCCACAATTTCCATAGCCATTCTTGTACACAGAGATAGAGGTAACTTCTTCTTCCAACCATGGCCCATGGGGATTGCCATTTTCTAACTATATTCAAATAGGGAGGTTAGCGCAGTTGTTTCATTTTCCCATATTAGCAgtgagaataaaatataaattcatacATACATTTAGATCACCACTTTTCTTGATTAGAGATGTAATTACGAGTAGCAGGTGATTAATTTGTGATGATGGGACAATATAACTTCTCATCACTCACATGGCTGAATCCTTTTTTCTGTCACCAAGATCTCCACCactctactctctctctctctgctatTCCAACTCCAAGGCGATGAGCAAGAAGCAGTGAGACAACCTTACCGCCATGGACGAGCTTCGGATGATTGCATTATGGGTAAGCCTTTGTCtgttccttctcttcttcttttagcAATTCCACAATGAGTTTGATAATAGAAATCAACAAGGCAAAATAGGAGTTCAAGAAACTGAAACAAGGAGTCCAGAAAGGGCTCTGATCAAACTTGAAATAGAATCTTAATATTAATCTGTGATCAAGAAAAAGACTAAACCCAAACCGTAACGCACCTctctttttgaaagaaattccATCCTTCTAACTGAAGCCCCAGTTGCAGTTTGCAATTGCATGCATGAGCATGACCCagagccagagagagagagagagagagagatgaagccCTGCTTCACAAAATCGATGTGCCAAAGATGCAATACAGCTTAAATAACCAAATTGTGATTGCCCATTCATTCTAATCACAAAATGAAGCAATCAGTGAGCAATTAGAAAGTCAACCCCTGTTAAGCACTTGATTTCGGTACCCAACAACACTATTGAACTTGAAATAAAAAGGGCCTTGGGTCTTAAAGGCCCAATACaatgtaatgcacatagaaTTGTATAAAAGAAGACTTGGGCCTTTGGAGATTGAGCCCAATTTACcaatttgaatttttgcttGAACAGACTCCAATTTGACCAATTAAAcccaattaaattttttcagTTTAATCATAttacgttaaaaaaaaaacaaaaaaagagagatttgTTTTAGTTTAAATAGATTTGTTTTGTTCAGGTGATTAATGTCCCAGGTGGGATGCAGTTGACTATATATTCAAACTGACATTGTGAGTAGATAATCTGTATTATGGTGACTTTTCTATATACATTTTATGTTGATATTTATTCATTGTTGTGTTGGACACTCAACTTATCAAACTTGTCGAAATATGATGTCTCCAATGAACAAGTTTTTGGTTCTCCCAGGCCCATGCCTAACTGAGTCTTGTCTTCTTTACTTAATGTCTTAATTTACACAgccatcatttttctttctttctttgagcGAACCACAtgtaaataatcaaatatgctTTCTGAATATATCGATTGGCTAGCATAGATGCCTTCTTCTATCATCCTCTTCCTCATCCTCCTAATTCCCTTGAAATTACCATGTCCTTCAAGCCCACGAACATGGATCATATTAAGCAGGTTACTGGTATTCCGGCTACCCATCAATAGTGAAATATACTTAATTTGTaccaacaaaaataatcaaattaatatatgctTTCTGAATATATCCCTGATCAATGGCATTGAATGCTTCTTTCTGAATATATCCCTGATCAATGACAATATTGATTACGTTTATCACCCTATATGTTTTCTTATCCTCATTCCCTGCAATTTATGTATTCCGGCAGCGGGTTCCCCATTTCTGACAGAAACTCGTCTCTCTTCACAAACCTCATAtatgtgcgtgtgcgtgtgtggaATTGTTTCTAAGTACAGATGCAGTTTATGTAGTGAATTAGTGCGATTTTGGATTAACTCGGACTGGTTTTGGATTAACTCGGCTCTCTTCACAAACCTCATATATATGCACATTGTGCGTAAAATATATAGGTTGCTTTCTGAAACGAAATATACATTTGAGTTAAATTTTAGATTGGTTGGCCAAATTAATCACGTCACCTTGAAGTGTGTTCAATTGTAAGTTAAGttgtatgaaaataaaaacaaaaaatgcatgcaatatgaaatgaaaataagaaaacgtcattttttaaaaaattaagaaacagaAATATGGGAGAAACacgttaataaaaaaaatatggagtctttttgtaaatattatttttaatataaaaaatgagttattcaatttaaaaataaacaaaaattctataatgcattcaaacaaattttaaaaataaattctagataaaattaaaaactttgtGTTAGAGgcgaaaaaattaaaaatttatctcttggatcaattttttcctaatattatgaaatggttacgaaaagtttttgaaattacaaaagTGGATTGGAAAGGTTTCTTGGAGTTTCAAAAACGAAAAAGTTATAAAAACATCGAAATTGTGCCTCCAAGAAATTTCCGTCCATCATAGGTTGTAAGtatatgcataaaaaaattaaagaaaaattacactaaTCATTTTTGAGGATTAGCATAATTACATAAATTGACCtctaatttgagaaattacaaaGACTCCCTCTCGTTAAAAGTTAAtagaaaatgattattttacttttataattttctcttcttctcgatcattttagtaaaattaaaaagaaaattcattgaTGGTGTGCAGTGCCACAATAATTTGTTGGCAAAACTCAACAAATGCTAGGGTTATATCAATAGAGATGGAGAAGTAAGAGAAATAAGTAGGGGCAGATCCAGTGATGGATCTGGGGAAGGGCTGTCACCAGATTCATCAGTGTTTTCAACCTCCTTCCCCTCCCAAGTAATCCAAATTCCAGGAAAGATTTGAGAGAGGGTTGAGGTTGGCACGGGCTACAGTCCGTGCCTGCCTCCCCTAGATCCGCCCCTGAAAATAAGAGAACACGAGAAATTAGAATTCTTCAAATCGAAAACTAGGGGAGTGATAAGGAGATGCCCCTGAATGGTCTCATTAATTAGGACGGTGAGTGATGAAATTCTTAgatcaataaaaaagaaaagaaagaaaactagcAAAATTGAAATTCTTAGGTTAAACTGGctaacaagtttttttttaaggttCTTGGATTTTGTGTTGACAAAGAAGAACAAATGTTGATCTATGATTATATGCTAAAGAAAAGCTTGGACTAGCTTGGTTCTATGGTCAAGAtttgtttcctattttcctATATATGTTCATTTCCCTTGCTGGAATTATTTACAAATAGCTAATTGATTGAAAGTAAGGAAATATCTTGTTGGATAGTGAGATAAAAGgtaaagattttggaatgattagaatCTAAGCAAACACAAGTGACAATTCTCTTTAATATACGACAAGTACATAGTTCTCCCACTTCACCAACACTGTCAAACGAAAAAACCCACATGTGATCACACTTTTGTCTATCGGCGGGATACAAACCAATGGCTCAGTTTTTTGCTTAACATATGATGAGCCAATCTTCTTAGAGGAAATCTTTCATTGACTCATCGATAACAACAACTAGATCTTATGGGTTTTATCACTTCAACTATTTTAACTAGATCTTATGGGTTTTATCACTTCAACTA
The sequence above is a segment of the Diospyros lotus cultivar Yz01 chromosome 7, ASM1463336v1, whole genome shotgun sequence genome. Coding sequences within it:
- the LOC127806950 gene encoding cysteine-rich receptor-like protein kinase 34, which produces MALTSITLFLILLIPCNLPSSGAQTWIKGGYWFYGSEFPVSDINSALFTHLICAFADLNSSTYQLSIPSENHKQFSNFTNTVKQKNQQIVTLLSIGGGSATSSDFTSMISQSSYRKPFIDSSIRTARSYGFYGLDFCWVNASSASELANLATLFQEWRAAIEAEPRNSNTSKLILTMAVSFSPYTNTATFPIESMRNDLDWLHVMAYDYRSPTTWNLTGASAALYDPATQISTDYGINAWINGGFPSTKLVLGLPFYGYAWTLVNPNNNEIGSPAKGPAKIIADDGSMTYKTIKDFIQSNGAVTKYNATYVMNYCSVGSSWIGFDDVEVVKIKVSYAREKNLLGYFAWQVANDDHNWVLSQAAAEEHGEDHGNTRRRLLIILVPVITIAILVLVPATWYLRKRACKLGTGMLSDGNTNDPSMLVFHYNDIVEATDNFSFENKLGEGGYGPVYKAKLKNGQEIAVKRLSKTSKQGYEEFKNEVMLTVRLQHVNLVRVLGFCVERDEQMLIYEYMTNKSLDYYIYDPIRRLVLNWEKRVQIIEGIVQGLLYLQEYSRFTIIHRDLKASNILLNSEIKAKILDFGMARIFQKEDIEANTSRIVGTYGYIPPEYVQRGIYSTKSDVYSFGVLLLQIISGRPNNCFHGVEENLNLLEYAYELWKEGKCIEFTDPSLDDTNSSCKLMRCMQIALLCVQENPADRPSMPEVSSMLRNETISMNAPKRPAFSVRRDESQVQQSPLQQETWSVDRATITQMVAR
- the LOC127805670 gene encoding class V chitinase-like, whose amino-acid sequence is LLLQLHVSAGQDAVRSAYWFPGSGIEAKAIDSTLFTHLFCAFADLDASTNQVIDSPANSGPFSQFTQTVKLKNPNVKTLLSIGGGNAKKADYASMASQESSRKSFIDSSITLARKYGFQGLDLDWEYPETAAQTANLKLLFNEWRAAVAAEAQATGKPALLLTAAVFYKPKVDGVDYDIDSIANGLDWINLMAYEFYDPTRPSVTKSRAALYDPAGDDHISCDDGVADWIKAGLSPKKLVLGLPYFGFAWRLQDANNHGLEAPASGAVGADKGVMRFDEIKAVLNSATDVYGETIVTNYCYSGTTWIGYDGAWTISTKASYAKQKGLLGYFAWHVAQDDDDWTLSKEG